A window of Ananas comosus cultivar F153 linkage group 4, ASM154086v1, whole genome shotgun sequence contains these coding sequences:
- the LOC109708659 gene encoding pentatricopeptide repeat-containing protein ELI1, chloroplastic, translated as MSSATFSNPSLYLSTTTTTTAHSPSPSPPPPTPPSLLALRPADLAGLITESTSLRRVRELHAAALRSGHHLHPIVNFRLQRSYARSSSSSSDLDRSLSLLRLTPQPNVFFFTASIHSLASHGRPLDALLLFSRMLSLSVPPNAFALSAALTACPLHPGRALHALALKLSLVPHDPYVATSLLHMYARAAHPAAARRLFDAMPRRRLVSATAMITCYAKMGDLARARRLFDETPHKDAVCWNAMIDGYAAHSSPRESLRLFRRMLASGATPNEGTVVSVLSAVAQLGSAAPGKWLHSYIKSDGSIRLTPKVGTALIDMYCKCGSLEDAVAVFHTVANKDVVVYNSMIAGYAMHGRSRDALELFARLCDRGLRPTDITFIGVLNACSHSGLVDEGREFFHSMEKDYSIEPKIEHYGCMVDLLGRAGLVDEAYELIRSMKIEPDTVMWGSLLAACRQHKNLALGENIANFLLSNGIANSGTYVLLSNIYAAVGNWEEVARIRTLMKESGVQKEPGCSSIEVGSKVFEFVVGDLSHPKSKEIYKMLEEMNGLLRDRGYVPQTELVLHDLGEAEKERALAVHSEKLAVAFGLISTRPGTTIKIVKNLRVCSDCHTAFKMISEIVRRKIIVRDRNRFHHFSEGSCSCGDYW; from the exons ATGTCCTCCGCCACCTTCTCCAACCCCTCCCTCTAcctctccaccaccaccaccaccaccgctcACTCCCCCAgcccttctccgccgccgccgacgcctccCTCTCTCCTCGCCCTCCGCCCAGCCGACCTCGCCGGCCTCATCACCGAGTCCACCTCCCTCCGCCGCGTCCGGGAGCTCCACGCGGCGGCGCTCCGCTCGGGCCACCACCTCCACCCCATCGTCAACTTCCGCCTCCAGCGCTCCTACGctcgctcctcctcctcctcctccgacctcgaccgctccctctccctcctccgcctcacCCCGCAGCCCAacgtcttcttcttcaccgCCTCCATCCACTCCCTCGCCTCCCATGGCCGCCCCCTCGacgccctcctcctcttctcccgcATGCTCTCCCTCTCCGTCCCCCCCAACGCCTTCGCCCTCTCCGCCGCCCTCACCGCCTGCCCCCTCCACCCCGGCCGCGCCCtccacgccctcgccctcaAGCTCTCCCTCGTCCCCCACGACCCCTACGTCGCCACCTCCCTCCTCCACATGTACGCCCGCGCCGCCcaccccgccgccgcccgccgcctCTTCGACGCCatgccccgccgccgcctcgtctCTGCCACCGCCATGATCACCTGCTACGCCAAGATGGGCGACCTCGCCCGCGCCCGCCGCCTGTTCGACGAAACGCCCCACAAGGACGCCGTCTGCTGGAACGCCATGATCGACGGCTACGCCGCCCACAGCAGCCCCCGCGAGTCCCTCCGCCTCTTCCGCCGGATGCTCGCCTCCGGCGCGACCCCCAACGAGGGCACCGTCGTCTCCGTCCTCTCCGCCGTCGCCCAGCTGGGCTCCGCCGCCCCCGGCAAGTGGCTCCACTCCTACATCAAGTCCGACGGGTCGATCCGGCTCACCCCCAAAGTCGGCACCGCGCTGATCGACATGTACTGCAAATGCGGCAGCCTAGAGGACGCCGTCGCCGTGTTCCACACCGTCGCGAACAAAGACGTCGTCGTGTACAACTCGATGATCGCCGGCTACGCCATGCACGGCCGCAGCCGTGACGCGCTCGAGCTGTTCGCCCGCTTGTGCGACCGCGGCCTTCGGCCCACCGATATCACCTTCATCGGCGTCTTGAACGCGTGCAGCCACTCGGGGCTCGTCGACGAAGGCCGCGAATTCTTTCACTCCATGGAAAAGGATTATAGCATCGAGCCCAAGATCGAACACTATGGGTGCATGGTCGACCTCCTCGGCCGCGCAG GACTTGTGGACGAAGCGTACGAGCTCATTCGTAGCATGAAGATCGAGCCCGACACGGTCATGTGGGGATCGCTGCTCGCCGCTTGTCGGCAGCACAAGAACTTGGCTTTGGGGGAGAACATCGCGAACTTTTTACTAAGCAACGGGATCGCAAACTCTGGTACATACGTGCTCTTGTCGAATATTTATGCGGCCGTGGGGAATTGGGAGGAAGTGGCGAGAATTCGGACGCTGATGAAGGAGAGCGGAGTTCAGAAGGAGCCCGGGTGCAGCTCAATTGAAGTCGGCAGTAAGGTGTTTGAATTCGTCGTCGGAGATTTAAGTCACCCTAAGAGCAAGGAGATATATAAGATGTTGGAGGAGATGAATGGGCTATTAAGGGACCGCGGATATGTCCCTCAAACTGAGCTGGTATTGCATGATCTGGGGGAGGCCGAGAAGGAGAGGGCTCTCGCGGTTCACAGCGAGAAGCTCGCTGTTGCTTTCGGGTTGATCAGCACTCGGCCCGGGACGACGATCAAGATTGTGAAGAACCTCAGAGTGTGCTCGGATTGCCATACGGCGTTTAAGATGATATCGGAGATCGTGAGGAGGAAGATCATTGTGCGGGATCGTAATCGATTTCACCATTTTAGTGAGGGTTCTTGTTCTTGCGGAGATTATTGGTGA
- the LOC109708417 gene encoding uncharacterized protein LOC109708417, whose amino-acid sequence MKLVKPKELFQKVYKSGSAEQGRLLGLDVGNKYVGLAISDACNKIASPVSVLVRKRTNIDYMAGDFKTLVSQFSLVGLVVGYPFSLQGQANFEAVQVKLFIEDLRKTGKLEGLSYTYWDENYTSKCVEALLAPLNFNPVLSKTMTDKFAAVGILQGYLDNMHRESRSGDMSEE is encoded by the exons ATGAAGTTGGTGAAGCCAAAAGAGCTGTTTCAAAAGGTGTACAAGTCCGGTTCGGCGGAGCAAGGTCGGTTGCTTGGATTGGATGTTGGAAATAAGTATGTTGGTTTGGCCATTTCTGATGCTTGCAACAAAATTGCATCACCTGTAAG TGTCTTGGTTAGGAAGAGGACAAATATTGACTACATGGCCGGGGACTTCAAAACACTG GTTTCACAGTTTTCTCTCGTTGGCCTTGTCGTTGGTTACCCGTTCAGTTTACAGGGTCAAGCTAATTTTGAG GCTGTTCAAGTGAAGCTTTTTATCGAAGATCTTCGCAAAACAGGAAAGCTAGAAGGCCTCAGCTACACATATTGGGATGAAAATTATACTTCAAAG TGTGTGGAAGCCCTTTTAGCTCCTCTCAATTTTAACCCAGTATTGAGCAAAACAATGACAGACAAATTCGCCGCAGTTGGCATACTACAG GGTTACCTCGACAACATGCATAGGGAGTCGAGGTCGGGAGACATGTCTGAAGAATAA